One part of the Dyadobacter sp. 676 genome encodes these proteins:
- a CDS encoding helix-turn-helix domain-containing protein: MNIGKEILFFFSALGAFNGLLLGIFLLFFTQKKYLANNFLGAMLLASSVRIAKSVCLYFDGKLPKIYLQIGLSACFFIGPFLYYFVRSAVTPLETVPKRWAWTLVLLVALTLGVGIAVPYPEYPVLWNKVIARVIYLEWFGFLLASGILIRGLLRKLFSRSYTMKPAETWISMIFLGNVLIFLLYFSSLVNAPFASYISGSIAFSLILYLMITLVIYKKKTDELFLLLPEKPAVKKLSESDAELWLSKLEKAMTEKAVYKNPDLKLHDLSREIQVSGHQLSALLNERLGKNFTTYVNEWRIAEACKMIATEQHLTLEAIGYEVGFNSKSTFFAAFKKIRGTTPSSFQQTANQPITN; encoded by the coding sequence ATGAATATAGGCAAAGAGATCCTGTTCTTTTTCAGCGCGCTAGGCGCGTTCAACGGGTTGCTTCTCGGGATATTCCTGCTGTTTTTTACACAAAAGAAATATCTCGCCAACAATTTTCTCGGTGCGATGCTGCTCGCATCCAGCGTTCGCATTGCAAAGTCGGTTTGCCTGTATTTCGATGGAAAACTGCCCAAAATCTATTTGCAGATCGGACTTTCGGCCTGTTTTTTCATTGGTCCGTTTTTGTACTATTTCGTGCGCTCCGCCGTCACACCGCTCGAAACGGTGCCTAAACGCTGGGCCTGGACGCTGGTGCTCCTGGTGGCGCTTACGCTGGGCGTTGGCATCGCCGTGCCCTACCCGGAATATCCGGTTCTGTGGAATAAAGTGATTGCGAGGGTAATATATCTGGAATGGTTTGGATTCCTGCTCGCGTCGGGCATTCTTATCCGCGGTTTGTTGCGGAAATTATTCAGCCGTTCCTACACGATGAAACCGGCCGAGACCTGGATTTCCATGATTTTCCTGGGCAATGTGCTGATATTCCTTTTGTATTTTTCCTCGCTGGTGAATGCACCATTCGCCTCCTACATCAGCGGCTCCATTGCTTTTTCGCTGATCCTTTACCTGATGATTACGCTGGTGATTTATAAGAAAAAGACCGACGAGCTGTTCCTGCTGCTACCCGAAAAGCCAGCCGTGAAAAAACTCAGTGAAAGCGATGCGGAATTATGGCTGAGCAAGCTCGAAAAAGCAATGACCGAAAAGGCTGTTTATAAAAATCCGGACTTGAAGCTCCATGACCTTTCGCGGGAAATCCAGGTTTCGGGCCACCAGCTTTCCGCATTGCTCAACGAACGCCTTGGCAAGAATTTCACGACGTACGTGAATGAATGGCGCATTGCCGAAGCATGCAAAATGATCGCCACCGAGCAACACCTGACCCTGGAAGCCATCGGTTACGAGGTAGGTTTCAATTCCAAATCGACATTTTTTGCAGCATTCAAGAAGATCAGAGGCACTACACCATCTTCATTTCAACAAACTGCTAATCAACCTATTACTAATTAA
- a CDS encoding LytTR family DNA-binding domain-containing protein: MNVLIIEDESLSANRLESLVNRYDPKIRVLGKLSSVRESIQWLGDNANPRPDLIFMDLHLEDDLAFKIIEELKLTIPIIFTTAYSEYTLKAFKANSIDYLLKPIDKSELTAAIDKFVALHKKDTPVPDFAALMAMYQAGNDDGYKERFLASAGPKLFSIRTTEIAYFTIEQKATFLRTYDGQHLAMDYSLDRLAQMLDPREFFRINRSLIIALNSIRSIYTVSAGRLKLELTPATSQEVFVSGDRMADFKQWLGK, encoded by the coding sequence ATGAATGTACTTATTATAGAAGACGAGTCGCTAAGCGCCAACCGGCTGGAAAGCCTGGTGAACAGGTATGATCCGAAAATCCGTGTGCTGGGAAAACTGTCGTCGGTCCGGGAAAGCATCCAGTGGCTGGGCGACAATGCCAATCCCCGGCCTGACCTGATTTTCATGGACCTGCACCTGGAAGACGACCTCGCATTCAAGATCATCGAGGAACTGAAACTGACCATTCCCATTATTTTTACAACCGCATACAGCGAATATACCCTCAAAGCATTCAAAGCCAACAGTATAGATTATTTGCTGAAACCGATCGATAAGTCCGAACTGACGGCGGCGATCGACAAATTCGTCGCATTGCATAAAAAGGACACTCCGGTGCCTGATTTTGCGGCGTTGATGGCCATGTACCAGGCCGGCAACGACGACGGTTATAAAGAGCGCTTCCTCGCCTCGGCCGGCCCGAAGCTTTTCAGCATCCGCACCACCGAGATCGCCTATTTTACCATCGAGCAAAAAGCCACTTTTCTGCGCACGTACGACGGGCAGCATCTGGCCATGGATTACAGCCTCGATAGGCTGGCCCAGATGCTCGACCCCAGGGAGTTTTTCCGTATCAACCGTTCGCTCATCATCGCATTGAACAGTATCCGCTCGATTTACACCGTTTCGGCTGGCAGGTTAAAACTCGAACTGACGCCGGCAACCTCGCAGGAGGTTTTCGTAAGCGGCGACCGCATGGCCGATTTCAAGCAATGGCTCGGTAAATAG
- a CDS encoding LLM class flavin-dependent oxidoreductase, with product MEIGISMFGDLAFNNATRSFQSPQERLQDMLEEIKLADEVGLDVFGIGEHHRPDFAVSAPEIILAAAASVTKNIKLTSSVTVLSSADPVRVYQNFSTVDLISGGRAEITVGRGSFIESFPLFGYDLNDYNALFAEKLQLLKEINENDVITWKGKFRATLDRQEVLPRAVNNHLDIWVAVGGTPQSVVRAARLGLPLIIAIIGGMPSQFKPFFELYKTEYIEAGHDPANMRLATHSHGLIGLDGKALSDLYFPSYAAQMDRIGRSRGWAPYTRAQFEGGQGREGALFVGEPNAVVDKILYHQEMFGLTRFLMHTDVGAPAHKDLMKSIELLGTHVAPAVKKALAVS from the coding sequence ATGGAAATAGGAATCAGTATGTTCGGGGACCTGGCTTTTAATAATGCCACCCGTTCTTTTCAATCGCCGCAGGAGCGCTTGCAGGATATGTTGGAGGAAATCAAGCTGGCCGACGAGGTGGGGCTGGATGTGTTCGGAATAGGCGAGCACCACCGGCCGGATTTCGCGGTGTCGGCACCGGAGATCATTCTCGCGGCAGCGGCCTCGGTCACCAAAAACATCAAATTGACCAGTTCGGTAACGGTATTGAGCTCCGCGGACCCTGTGCGCGTTTACCAGAACTTTTCGACGGTGGACCTTATTTCCGGCGGCCGCGCGGAGATTACCGTCGGGCGCGGCAGCTTTATCGAGTCGTTCCCGCTTTTTGGTTATGATCTGAATGATTACAATGCGCTGTTCGCCGAAAAGCTCCAATTGCTGAAAGAGATCAACGAAAACGACGTCATTACCTGGAAGGGCAAATTTCGCGCTACGCTCGACCGGCAGGAGGTATTGCCCAGAGCCGTAAATAACCACCTGGATATCTGGGTGGCGGTTGGAGGAACTCCGCAATCGGTGGTGCGCGCCGCGCGGTTGGGCCTTCCGTTGATTATCGCCATCATCGGCGGAATGCCTTCGCAGTTCAAACCGTTTTTCGAATTATATAAAACAGAATACATCGAAGCCGGCCACGACCCGGCTAACATGCGGCTCGCGACCCATTCGCACGGGCTTATCGGACTGGACGGAAAGGCATTGAGCGACCTGTATTTCCCTTCCTATGCCGCGCAAATGGACCGGATAGGCCGCAGCCGGGGGTGGGCGCCTTACACACGTGCGCAGTTCGAAGGAGGGCAGGGGCGCGAAGGCGCATTGTTCGTCGGGGAGCCTAACGCGGTAGTGGATAAGATCCTTTACCATCAGGAGATGTTCGGCCTTACACGCTTTCTGATGCATACGGACGTGGGTGCGCCTGCGCATAAGGACCTTATGAAATCGATCGAACTGCTCGGAACGCACGTCGCGCCGGCGGTTAAAAAGGCTCTTGCAGTTAGTTAA
- a CDS encoding histidine kinase, with protein sequence MQSPISSRLTSRQKWELGLGLAVIYVPIRIYMNVLQIDMPIFWHRLPLWTMELLFSIAFFILWINVIEGMQYLTSRFLGEDFPERFRVVNQAFMLFVAIALAMVFNHWYRYLWHWMEAVFDKKSFDVLPIVLNNSPVLKQRANTSITVMALMAEYYLAANKRVYERLQRVVINEERLQKENATANFNALKNQVSPHFLFNNFSVLTTLVETNQELSVKFINQLSKAYRYILEKSVYDSIKLATEVEFLETYMFLLMIRFESKLNLDIRITCQEKEKYSIVPLTLQLLVENAVKHNRMSASNPLLITIGVDGDYLVVSNPMQVRELPESSTRLGLQNIVNRYKLLIDKPVMVDKTNGCFTVKVPLLS encoded by the coding sequence ATGCAATCCCCAATTTCATCCCGTCTTACGAGCCGCCAAAAATGGGAACTTGGTCTGGGCCTTGCGGTCATATACGTGCCGATACGCATTTATATGAACGTTTTGCAGATCGACATGCCGATTTTCTGGCATCGGCTGCCGCTATGGACGATGGAATTGCTGTTCAGCATTGCCTTCTTCATATTATGGATCAATGTGATCGAGGGTATGCAATACCTGACCTCCCGCTTCCTGGGAGAGGATTTTCCCGAGCGGTTCAGGGTTGTTAATCAGGCATTTATGCTATTCGTCGCGATCGCGCTCGCGATGGTGTTCAACCACTGGTACCGCTACCTCTGGCACTGGATGGAAGCTGTTTTCGACAAAAAGAGCTTCGACGTACTTCCTATCGTTCTGAACAACTCGCCGGTACTGAAACAGCGTGCCAACACGAGCATTACCGTAATGGCGTTGATGGCCGAGTATTACCTCGCCGCCAACAAGCGGGTGTACGAGCGCCTGCAACGCGTGGTGATCAACGAAGAACGCTTGCAGAAAGAGAACGCGACCGCCAATTTCAATGCATTGAAAAACCAGGTAAGCCCCCATTTTCTGTTCAACAATTTCAGTGTGCTGACCACCCTGGTCGAGACCAACCAGGAGCTTTCGGTGAAATTCATTAACCAGCTTTCGAAGGCTTACCGCTATATTCTGGAAAAATCGGTGTACGATTCCATCAAACTGGCGACGGAAGTGGAGTTCCTGGAAACTTACATGTTCCTGCTCATGATCCGGTTCGAAAGCAAACTGAACCTGGATATTCGCATTACCTGCCAGGAAAAGGAAAAATACTCGATTGTGCCGCTGACGTTGCAATTGCTTGTCGAGAATGCGGTGAAACATAACCGGATGTCGGCCAGTAACCCGCTGCTTATCACCATCGGGGTAGATGGCGATTACCTGGTGGTCAGCAACCCGATGCAGGTGCGCGAGTTGCCCGAATCGTCGACGCGGCTCGGTTTACAAAATATTGTCAACCGCTACAAGCTGCTGATCGACAAGCCAGTGATGGTAGATAAAACCAATGGCTGTTTTACCGTAAAAGTGCCGTTGCTTTCATGA
- a CDS encoding TIM barrel protein yields MFRKLVSVCFFLVVTVCPKLVCAQKNTGTDNIYARENLIAWCIVPFDSEERDPVQRAEMLNKLGFTMLAYDWREKHVPEFDAELEALKKHHIRLQAFWFYSGPNPENDKYLPVILDLLKRHNLRTEIWCMIGGIKDMDKMTQQQKVEAVARPVAYIADKAAEIGCTVGLYNHGGWYGMPENQLQVIDYLKRPNIGIVYNLHHAEGDIERFPAFFPKILPHLMAVNLMGLKKGNPVKVVPIGQGDAEAEMIRIIRDSDYHGPVGIINEETAPDAEVGLMMNVDGLKKILKEQGDSGALKTYR; encoded by the coding sequence ATGTTTAGAAAACTTGTTTCTGTTTGTTTTTTCCTGGTTGTTACAGTGTGTCCGAAGCTGGTTTGCGCTCAAAAAAATACGGGTACGGACAATATTTATGCGCGGGAAAACCTTATCGCCTGGTGTATTGTGCCGTTCGATTCGGAGGAACGGGACCCTGTGCAGCGGGCCGAAATGCTGAACAAGCTCGGCTTTACGATGCTCGCGTACGACTGGCGCGAAAAGCACGTTCCCGAATTCGACGCGGAACTTGAGGCGTTGAAAAAGCACCATATCAGATTACAGGCGTTCTGGTTCTATTCCGGCCCTAACCCCGAAAACGACAAGTACCTGCCCGTTATCCTCGATCTGCTGAAAAGGCACAACCTCAGGACGGAGATTTGGTGCATGATCGGCGGGATTAAGGATATGGATAAAATGACCCAGCAGCAAAAAGTCGAAGCCGTCGCCCGGCCGGTTGCCTACATTGCCGATAAGGCAGCGGAAATCGGCTGTACCGTAGGGCTTTACAACCACGGCGGCTGGTATGGAATGCCGGAAAATCAGCTGCAAGTAATAGACTACCTTAAACGGCCGAACATCGGCATCGTGTACAACCTGCACCATGCCGAAGGGGACATCGAACGATTTCCGGCTTTTTTTCCAAAAATCCTGCCGCATTTGATGGCTGTCAACCTGATGGGCCTGAAAAAAGGCAATCCCGTGAAAGTAGTGCCGATCGGCCAAGGCGATGCGGAAGCCGAAATGATCCGCATCATCCGCGATAGCGACTACCACGGCCCTGTCGGCATTATCAATGAAGAGACAGCACCCGACGCCGAGGTCGGGCTTATGATGAATGTCGATGGCCTGAAGAAAATTTTAAAGGAGCAGGGTGATAGCGGTGCGTTGAAAACGTATCGGTAG
- a CDS encoding outer membrane beta-barrel family protein, with translation MKFPGIIILVFLTHTVFSQVRYSVSGKAMNASQQPLAVYGRLISLPDSSVLQGAPFEDGLVTFRNIERAQVALRLSGIGLADTLIVLPRRDNAHIDLGNIVMREQVQALAGVTVRGQAPLVTHGSNGTTEIQVTGSILAGSTSAMELLERSPGIIFTEGRAGVAGRGEALIFLNGQAITYEQMAAIPVSRIVRVEVIPNPSARYDAEGKAVINIITKQVVEGGTTGSVTQQYAYTRFAGSELNTLADLQYRHNKVSFQANYALETGNDREVLYTTRTRPAASDYLHSELTTDWQRKMRNYSNLGAGAQLNLKENSYLSLTYKGNLNSLGGSQNSSNALTDVLGTSHYRSRVAKDEKRWNHAITLNFQHALDTLGSTLFFGSQYARFRTDQHDRIAETSLSGDSTGYRNLLNDVLVRISISSTQFDYTKTFRNGHKLETGAKFSYAENGSGTDFMVSAKDGPFVPDPGLSSNFRYREKVPAAYLNYQGSAGSNMRFGLGVRGEFTSYTLNTTARGGQVIGDSYFNAFPNLFISKSFANGLQSRISYISRITRPRYQALNPFVIYQDPFTTIEGNPNLQPEKIHTFEAGLQYKQIDIRAGYTYTKDKLSGAALRGNAPNSYVLKGINLAEEHLIFLTASATFNLGWWSTTNTLTVSRNNLVDNEYGFAILKPRPQLYGYTNNTFDINRLFKIQIMAWYLSERSQGLYNDFSRSTVTVGLEKDFLKNALKIRLTANDVFHKSHVHGKYSVGATHIYYHRTYSTASFGISAAYRFGRSGKITFNSKSTGETEQNRAR, from the coding sequence ATGAAGTTCCCGGGCATCATTATTCTTGTTTTTCTTACCCACACCGTCTTTTCCCAAGTCCGCTATTCGGTTTCCGGAAAAGCAATGAATGCCAGCCAACAACCGCTGGCCGTTTATGGCAGGCTGATATCCCTGCCCGACTCCTCGGTTTTACAGGGCGCGCCATTCGAAGACGGCCTTGTTACCTTCCGCAACATCGAGCGCGCACAGGTAGCATTGCGGCTCAGCGGCATCGGCCTGGCCGACACGCTGATCGTCCTCCCCCGCCGGGACAATGCGCATATCGACCTGGGGAATATCGTTATGCGCGAGCAGGTACAGGCGCTCGCAGGCGTAACTGTACGCGGACAGGCTCCCCTGGTGACACACGGCAGCAACGGAACCACCGAAATACAGGTTACCGGCAGCATTCTGGCCGGCAGCACATCGGCCATGGAGCTCCTCGAAAGGTCGCCGGGGATAATTTTTACGGAAGGGCGCGCAGGTGTGGCCGGGCGCGGCGAAGCATTGATTTTTCTCAACGGCCAGGCCATTACTTATGAACAAATGGCGGCCATTCCCGTCAGCCGGATCGTGCGCGTGGAGGTGATCCCCAACCCATCGGCGCGCTACGACGCGGAGGGAAAAGCGGTGATCAATATTATCACGAAACAGGTCGTCGAAGGCGGCACGACAGGCTCGGTAACCCAGCAATATGCCTACACACGGTTTGCCGGAAGCGAACTCAATACCCTGGCCGATCTTCAATACAGGCACAATAAAGTGTCGTTTCAAGCCAATTACGCCCTCGAAACCGGCAACGACCGGGAGGTGCTCTACACTACCCGCACCCGTCCGGCCGCCTCGGACTACCTCCATTCGGAGCTCACGACAGACTGGCAACGTAAAATGCGCAATTATTCCAACCTTGGTGCAGGCGCTCAGCTGAACCTGAAAGAAAACAGTTATTTGTCATTGACTTACAAAGGCAACCTGAACAGCCTCGGCGGCAGTCAGAACAGCAGCAATGCCCTTACCGACGTTTTGGGTACAAGCCACTACCGGAGTCGCGTCGCTAAGGACGAAAAACGATGGAACCATGCCATAACCCTCAATTTCCAGCACGCGCTGGATACCCTTGGCTCCACATTGTTCTTTGGCAGCCAGTATGCCCGTTTCAGAACCGACCAACACGACCGAATCGCCGAAACCAGCCTCTCCGGCGACAGTACCGGATACCGTAACCTGCTGAATGACGTGCTCGTCCGCATCAGTATTTCCAGCACCCAGTTCGACTACACCAAAACGTTCCGCAACGGTCATAAGCTCGAAACCGGTGCAAAGTTCAGCTATGCGGAAAATGGTTCGGGCACCGATTTCATGGTTTCTGCCAAGGACGGCCCGTTCGTGCCCGATCCGGGGCTGAGCAGCAACTTCCGTTACCGTGAAAAAGTCCCGGCCGCCTATTTGAACTATCAGGGAAGCGCAGGGAGCAACATGCGGTTCGGCCTCGGTGTACGGGGCGAGTTCACAAGCTATACGCTCAACACCACCGCCCGCGGCGGACAGGTAATCGGGGATAGTTATTTCAATGCTTTTCCCAATCTTTTTATCAGTAAAAGCTTCGCCAACGGTCTGCAAAGCCGCATTTCGTACATTTCCAGGATTACCCGGCCCCGCTACCAGGCATTGAACCCGTTCGTTATTTACCAGGACCCATTCACAACCATCGAAGGCAATCCCAATCTGCAACCTGAAAAGATCCATACTTTTGAAGCGGGGTTACAATACAAGCAGATCGATATCCGTGCGGGCTATACGTACACGAAAGACAAGCTCAGCGGCGCGGCCCTGCGCGGAAACGCTCCTAACAGTTATGTGCTCAAAGGGATCAACCTGGCCGAGGAGCATTTGATTTTTCTTACGGCGTCCGCCACGTTCAACCTGGGTTGGTGGAGCACCACGAACACGCTCACCGTTAGTCGAAACAACCTTGTCGATAATGAATACGGGTTTGCCATTCTGAAACCCAGGCCACAGTTATACGGGTACACCAACAATACGTTCGATATCAATCGTTTATTCAAAATACAAATAATGGCGTGGTACCTTAGCGAAAGGTCGCAGGGGCTTTACAACGATTTCAGCCGGTCGACGGTTACGGTCGGATTAGAGAAAGATTTCCTGAAAAACGCATTGAAAATCAGGTTGACGGCCAACGACGTCTTCCATAAGAGCCATGTTCATGGCAAATACAGCGTCGGGGCGACCCATATTTACTATCACCGCACCTATTCCACCGCTTCCTTCGGCATAAGCGCCGCTTATCGTTTCGGGCGTTCGGGAAAAATTACATTTAACAGTAAATCCACCGGCGAAACAGAGCAAAACCGGGCGCGGTGA
- a CDS encoding SRPBCC family protein, with amino-acid sequence MEATTQPVTIQAIVNAPIEEVWNKFNAPEHITQWCFASDDWHAPYSENDVRVGGSIKTTMAAKDGSFSFDFGGTYTEVEENRYLAYTLGDGRKVTVLFEKDGDATKVVETFDPENTHPVEFQQAGWQAILDNFKKYAEGK; translated from the coding sequence ATGGAAGCGACAACACAACCTGTAACGATTCAAGCGATTGTAAATGCACCGATCGAGGAAGTATGGAACAAATTCAATGCCCCCGAGCATATTACGCAATGGTGTTTCGCCTCCGACGACTGGCACGCGCCTTATTCTGAAAACGATGTGCGCGTAGGCGGCAGCATCAAAACCACCATGGCCGCCAAAGACGGCAGTTTCAGCTTCGATTTTGGCGGTACTTACACCGAAGTGGAAGAAAACCGCTACCTGGCATATACGCTGGGCGACGGCCGCAAGGTTACTGTACTGTTCGAAAAAGATGGCGATGCTACGAAAGTGGTTGAGACGTTCGATCCGGAAAATACCCACCCGGTCGAGTTCCAGCAAGCCGGATGGCAGGCGATTCTTGACAATTTCAAGAAATATGCGGAAGGGAAATAA
- a CDS encoding ABC transporter permease: MNAHTKPPRWATWLLTRWSHPDAREELQGDMLEMYAYWLQRRGKPAADRKYCLVVIRLLRPFARRRRTADYPETYSFSPAMIQNYFKIAFRNLLKSKTFSAVNIMGLALGMACSLAILLWIRDERGVDAFHANKDQLYRIYMREYFSGKVQGVIWTPGPLAEELKKSVPEIEMTTPFSWTVPQTFSVGTKTHKQATNWASGDFFKMFSFKLLQGTPDGALRDPGSIAISRNMAEVFFGSPEQAIGKAIRYDNRKEMTVTAVFENIGTNSTLQFDCLMTWDAYIDDNGWAKDWGNTDPLTFFKLRKDADPAKVEAKMRHLLDKTNRDAGKPYKTQLAMQPFHEYYLNSNIKDAKMDGGRIEYVRLFTFVAVFILLIACINFMNLATARSTRRAKEVGVRKVVGAMRSMLAGQFMGEALLITLLSAGLAVLLVALLLPSFNSLTGKQMVLPVSEPSFWGIIAGLLIVTSLVAGSYPAMFLSSLNPVRILKGALKSDSSSGWVRQGLVVFQFGLSVILIVGMIIIYRQVGFVQNKNLGFDRENLVYFPIEGELFNKFDILKTELSRIPGVKHVSHMTATPASNGNGTDGITWPGSDPNDQVRFTPVGVGYDFIKTMDLKMALGRDFSRDFPTDSSGVIVNETAVKVMGLKEPVGREIKWGKSKVHIVGVLKDFHFQSLHTAIRPLIAYLGARQPSGNVVIRIEAGKTPETLVTIGKVTRKLNPNVPFTYAFTDQEYARQYQSEQIVGKLAGYFAFLAIFISCLGLFGLAAFTAEQRTKEIGVRKVLGASVAGIVALLSRDFLKLVVMAIVLASPVAWYIMKQWLQGFAYQIDIEWWMFALAGVIAVLIAVFTISFQSIKAATANPVRSLRSE; this comes from the coding sequence ATGAATGCACACACGAAACCGCCGCGCTGGGCCACCTGGCTGCTCACGCGCTGGTCGCACCCCGACGCCCGGGAAGAACTGCAGGGCGATATGCTTGAAATGTATGCCTATTGGTTGCAAAGGCGCGGAAAGCCCGCAGCCGACCGAAAATATTGCCTGGTGGTAATCCGGCTGCTGCGGCCATTCGCCCGCCGGAGACGAACCGCCGATTATCCCGAAACCTATTCATTCAGTCCGGCCATGATCCAGAATTATTTTAAAATCGCATTCCGTAACCTGCTTAAAAGTAAAACATTTTCGGCTGTCAATATCATGGGCCTCGCCCTTGGAATGGCTTGCAGCCTGGCGATCCTGCTCTGGATTCGCGACGAACGCGGTGTGGACGCATTCCACGCCAATAAGGACCAGCTCTACCGCATTTATATGAGGGAGTATTTCAGCGGAAAGGTACAGGGCGTGATCTGGACGCCCGGTCCGCTGGCGGAGGAACTGAAAAAATCGGTACCTGAGATTGAAATGACCACGCCGTTTTCATGGACGGTCCCGCAAACTTTTTCCGTAGGTACTAAAACCCATAAACAGGCGACGAACTGGGCGAGCGGAGATTTTTTTAAGATGTTCAGCTTCAAACTCCTGCAAGGCACACCCGACGGAGCCCTGCGCGATCCCGGCAGCATTGCGATCTCGCGCAATATGGCCGAAGTGTTTTTCGGCAGTCCGGAGCAGGCCATCGGCAAAGCCATCCGCTACGATAACCGTAAGGAAATGACGGTAACCGCGGTTTTTGAGAACATTGGCACCAACAGCACCTTGCAGTTCGATTGCCTGATGACCTGGGACGCCTATATCGACGATAACGGCTGGGCGAAGGACTGGGGAAACACTGACCCACTAACGTTCTTTAAGCTCAGGAAAGACGCCGATCCTGCGAAAGTGGAGGCGAAAATGCGGCACCTGCTCGACAAGACCAACCGCGACGCGGGCAAGCCCTATAAAACGCAGCTCGCCATGCAGCCTTTTCACGAGTATTATCTCAACAGCAATATCAAGGACGCCAAAATGGACGGCGGGCGCATCGAGTACGTGCGGCTGTTCACTTTCGTAGCGGTGTTTATCCTGCTGATCGCCTGCATCAATTTTATGAATCTGGCCACGGCGCGTTCGACGCGACGTGCCAAAGAAGTGGGAGTCCGGAAAGTGGTAGGCGCGATGCGGTCGATGCTGGCGGGACAATTCATGGGCGAGGCGTTGCTCATTACGTTATTGTCGGCCGGGCTGGCGGTGTTGCTGGTGGCCTTGCTGCTGCCGTCATTCAACAGCCTCACCGGCAAGCAAATGGTGTTGCCCGTATCGGAACCGTCGTTCTGGGGCATTATCGCAGGTTTACTGATTGTGACGAGCCTGGTGGCGGGGAGTTACCCTGCGATGTTCCTGTCGTCGCTCAACCCGGTCCGAATTCTCAAAGGGGCCTTGAAGTCCGATTCAAGCTCTGGTTGGGTACGCCAGGGATTGGTGGTGTTTCAATTTGGCCTGTCGGTGATCCTGATAGTCGGAATGATCATCATTTACAGGCAAGTCGGTTTCGTTCAGAATAAAAACCTCGGTTTCGATCGTGAAAATCTGGTTTATTTCCCGATAGAGGGTGAATTGTTTAACAAATTCGACATTCTCAAAACCGAATTATCGCGGATTCCGGGTGTGAAGCACGTGTCGCACATGACTGCCACGCCGGCATCCAACGGTAATGGCACCGATGGGATTACATGGCCGGGCAGCGATCCGAACGACCAGGTCAGGTTTACGCCGGTTGGGGTGGGTTATGATTTTATCAAAACGATGGATCTGAAGATGGCCCTGGGCCGTGATTTTTCCAGGGATTTTCCAACCGATTCCTCCGGTGTGATCGTCAATGAAACCGCAGTGAAGGTCATGGGACTTAAAGAGCCGGTCGGCCGGGAGATCAAATGGGGGAAATCGAAGGTACATATTGTGGGCGTGCTGAAAGATTTCCACTTCCAGTCGCTGCATACCGCGATCCGTCCGCTGATCGCCTACCTTGGTGCGCGCCAGCCGTCCGGAAACGTCGTGATCCGAATCGAAGCCGGTAAAACGCCGGAGACGCTCGTGACAATCGGGAAAGTAACCAGAAAACTGAATCCCAACGTACCTTTTACCTATGCGTTTACCGACCAGGAATATGCGCGCCAATATCAGAGCGAGCAGATCGTGGGGAAACTGGCGGGTTACTTTGCCTTTCTGGCCATATTCATATCTTGTCTCGGTCTCTTCGGCCTGGCCGCATTTACAGCCGAGCAGCGCACGAAGGAAATCGGCGTCCGCAAGGTATTGGGGGCGTCCGTAGCGGGTATTGTGGCGCTGCTTTCAAGAGATTTCCTGAAACTCGTGGTGATGGCTATCGTACTGGCCTCGCCGGTTGCGTGGTATATTATGAAGCAATGGTTGCAGGGTTTTGCCTATCAGATCGACATAGAATGGTGGATGTTCGCCCTGGCCGGGGTTATCGCAGTATTGATTGCCGTGTTTACGATCAGCTTCCAGTCGATCAAAGCTGCTACGGCGAACCCGGTACGAAGCCTGCGGAGCGAATAG